In the genome of Anas platyrhynchos isolate ZD024472 breed Pekin duck chromosome 23, IASCAAS_PekinDuck_T2T, whole genome shotgun sequence, one region contains:
- the BMP1 gene encoding bone morphogenetic protein 1 isoform X1 — translation MDGQTDASRAAAFLGDIALDEEDLRLFQVERVVDLAHRTITRLPTNSSGSPQARSRGRQRARSRRAATSRPERVWPDGVIPYVISGNFSGSQRAIFRQAMRHWEKHTCVTFLERNDEDSYIVFTYRPCGCCSYVGRRGGGPQAISIGKNCDKFGIVVHELGHVIGFWHEHTRPDRDDHVSIVRENIQPGQEYNFLKMEPEEVESLGETYDFDSIMHYARNTFSRGIFLDTILPKYDVNGVRPAIGQRTRLSKGDIAQARKLYRCPSCGETLQDSQGNFSSPQFPNGYSAHMHCVWRISVTPGEKIILNFTTLDLYRSRLCWYDYVEVRDGFWRKATLRGRFCGNKLPEPIVSTDSRLWVEFRSSSNWVGKGFFAVYEAICGGDVKKDNGHIQSPNYPDDYRPSKVCVWKITVSEGFHVGLTFQSFEIERHDSCAYDYLEIRDGSSEASSLIGRYCGYDKPDDIKSTSNKLWMKFVSDGSINKAGFAVNFFKEVDECSRPNNGGCEQRCVNTLGSYKCACDPGYELASDKRRCEAACGGFLTKLNGSITSPGWPKEYPPNKNCIWQLVAPTQYRISLQFDFFETEGNDVCKYDFVEVRSGLTADSKLHGKFCGAEKPDVITSQYNNMRIEFKSDNTVSKKGFKAHFFSDKDECSKNNGGCQHECLNSFGSYECQCRSGFVLHDNKHDCKEAGCNHKVTSTSGTITSPNWPDKYPSKKECTWAISTTAGHRVKLTFTELDIEAQQECTYDHLEVYNGKDAKAPVLGRFCGAKEPDPIVSSGNKMFLKFVSDNSVQKKGFEAMHSTVCGGQMRAEVKTKDLYSHAQFGDNNYPGGSDCEWVIMAEEGYGVELIFQTFEIEEEADCGYDYMELFDGYDGTAPRLGRFCGSGPPEEIYSAGDSVMIRFHSDDTINKKGFHLRYTSTKFQDTLHTRK, via the exons atggacggacagacggacgcCTCTCGGGCAG ccgccTTCCTGGGGGACATCGCCCTGGACGAGGAGGACCTGCGGCTCTTCCAGGTGGAGCGGGTGGTGGACCTGGCGCACCGCACCATCACCCGCCTGCCCACCAACTCCTCAG GGAGCCCCCAGGCGCGGAGCCGGGGCCGGCAGCGGGCACGGAGCCGCCGCGCCGCCACCTCGCGCCCCGAGCGAGTGTGGCCGGACGGGGTCATCCCCTACGTGATCAGCGGCAACTTCAGCG GCAGCCAGCGAGCCATCTTCCGGCAGGCCATGCGGCACTGGGAGAAGCACACGTGTGTCACCTTCCTGGAGCGCAACGACGAGGACAGTTACATCGTCTTCACCTACAGACCCTGCGG gtgCTGTTCCTACGTGGGCCGCAGAGGCGGGGGGCCGCAGGCCATCTCCATCGGCAAAAACTGCGACAAATTCGGCATCGTGGTGCACGAGCTGGGCCACGTCATCGGCTTCTGGCACGAGCACACGCGCCCCGACCGCGACGACCACGTCTCCATCGTGCGCGAGAACATCCAGCCAG ggCAGGAGTACAACTTCTTGAAGATGGAGCCGGAGGAGGTGGAGTCGCTGGGCGAGACCTACGATTTCGACAGCATCATGCACTACGCCAGGAACACCTTCTCCAG GGGCATTTTCCTCGACACCATCCTGCCCAAATATGATGTGAACGGGGTCCGGCCGGCCATCGGCCAGCGCACGAGGCTGAGCAAAGGAGACATCGCCCAGGCCCGCAAGCTGTACCGCTGCCCCT CCTGCGGGGAGACGCTCCAGGACAGCCAGGGCAACTTCTCCTCGCCCCAGTTCCCCAACGGGTACTCTGCCCACATGCACTGCGTCTGGAGGATCTCCGTCACCCCCGGAGAGAAG ATCATCCTGAATTTCACCACCCTGGACCTCTACCGAAGCCGGCTGTGCTGGTACGACTACGTGGAGGTGAGAGACGGGTTCTGGAGAAAGGCCACGCTGCGAG GCAGGTTCTGCGGCAACAAGCTGCCCGAGCCCATCGTCTCCACCGACAGCCGCCTCTGGGTCGAGTtccgcagcagcagcaactgGGTGGGCAAAGGCTTTTTCGCCGTCTACGAAg CCATCTGCGGGGGGGACGTGAAGAAGGACAACGGGCACATCCAGTCCCCCAACTACCCCGACGACTACCGGCCCAGCAAGGTGTGCGTCTGGAAGATCACCGTCTCCGAGGGCTTCCACGTGGGCCTCACCTTCCAGTCCTTCGAG ATCGAGCGCCACGACAGCTGCGCCTACGACTACCTGGAGATCCGGGACGGCAGCAGCGAGGCCAGCAGCCTGATCGGCCGCTACTGCGGCTACGACAAGCCGGACGACATCAAGAGCACCTCCAACAAGCTCTGGATGAAATTCGTCTCCGACGGCTCCATCAACAAAGCCGGCTTCGCCGTCAATTTCTTCAAAG AGGTGGACGAGTGCTCGCGGCCGAACAACGGGGGGTGCGAGCAGCGCTGCGTCAACACCTTGGGGAGCTACAAATGCGCCTGCGACCCCGGCTACGAGCTGGCCTCCGACAAACGCCGCTGTGAGG CCGCCTGCGGGGGGTTCCTCACCAAGCTGAACGGCTCCATcaccagccctggctggcccaagGAGTACCCCCCCAACAAGAACTGCATCTGGCAGCTGGTGGCCCCCACCCAGTACCGCATCTCGCTGCAGTTCGACTTCTTCGAGACCGAGGGCAACGAC GTCTGCAAGTACGACTTCGTGGAGGTGCGCAGCGGGCTGACGGCCGACTCCAAGCTCCACGGCAAGTTTTGCGGCGCCGAGAAGCCGGACGTCATCACCTCCCAGTACAACAACATGAGGATCGAGTTCAAGTCCGACAACACCGTCTCCAAGAAGGGCTTCAAAGCCCATTTCTTCTCAG ACAAGGACGAGTGCTCCAAGAACAACGGCGGCTGCCAGCACGAGTGCCTCAACTCCTTCGGCAGCTACGAGTGCCAGTGCCGCAGCGGCTTCGTGCTGCACGACAACAAGCACGACTGCAAGGAAG CCGGCTGCAACCACAAGGTGACGTCCACCTCGGGGACCATCACCAGCCCCAACTGGCCTGATAAGTACCCCAGCAAGAAGGAGTGCACGTGGGCCATCAGCACCACGGCCGGCCACCGGGTCAAGCTG ACCTTCACCGAGCTGGACATCGAGGCGCAGCAGGAGTGCACCTACGACCACCTGGAGGTCTACAACGGCAAGGACGCCAAAGCCCCGGTGCTGGGCAGGTTCTGCGGGGCCAAGGAACCCGATCCCATTGTCTCCTCGGGCAATAAAATGTTCCTCAAGTTCGTTTCCGACAACTCGGTCCAGAAGAAGGGCTTCGAGGCCATGCACTCCACCG TGTGCGGGGGCCAGATGCGTGCCGAGGTGAAGACCAAGGACTTGTATTCGCACGCGCAGTTCGGGGACAACAACTACCCGGGCGGCTCCGACTGCGAGTGGGTGATCATGGCCGAGGAGGGCTACGGCGTGGAGCTCATCTTCCAGACCTTTGAGATCGAGGAGGAGGCCGACTGCGGCTACGACTACATGGAGCTCTTCGACGGCTACGACGGGACGGCCCCGCGCCTCGGCCGCTTCTGCGGCTCCGGG CCCCCGGAGGAGATCTACTCGGCCGGAGACTCGGTGATGATCCGCTTCCACTCGGACGACACCATCAACAAGAAGGGGTTCCACCTTCGCTACACCAGCACCAAGTTCCAGGACACGCTGCACACGAGGAAATGA
- the BMP1 gene encoding bone morphogenetic protein 1 isoform X3, producing the protein MAGLRSCGLLLCLLLARAMHVPDYSYVLEEEEEDPEPLDYKDPCKAAAFLGDIALDEEDLRLFQVERVVDLAHRTITRLPTNSSGSPQARSRGRQRARSRRAATSRPERVWPDGVIPYVISGNFSGSQRAIFRQAMRHWEKHTCVTFLERNDEDSYIVFTYRPCGCCSYVGRRGGGPQAISIGKNCDKFGIVVHELGHVIGFWHEHTRPDRDDHVSIVRENIQPGQEYNFLKMEPEEVESLGETYDFDSIMHYARNTFSRGIFLDTILPKYDVNGVRPAIGQRTRLSKGDIAQARKLYRCPSCGETLQDSQGNFSSPQFPNGYSAHMHCVWRISVTPGEKIILNFTTLDLYRSRLCWYDYVEVRDGFWRKATLRGRFCGNKLPEPIVSTDSRLWVEFRSSSNWVGKGFFAVYEAICGGDVKKDNGHIQSPNYPDDYRPSKVCVWKITVSEGFHVGLTFQSFEIERHDSCAYDYLEIRDGSSEASSLIGRYCGYDKPDDIKSTSNKLWMKFVSDGSINKAGFAVNFFKEVDECSRPNNGGCEQRCVNTLGSYKCACDPGYELASDKRRCEAACGGFLTKLNGSITSPGWPKEYPPNKNCIWQLVAPTQYRISLQFDFFETEGNDVCKYDFVEVRSGLTADSKLHGKFCGAEKPDVITSQYNNMRIEFKSDNTVSKKGFKAHFFSEKKQQLQPPKSRLPGLKFRLQKRPRGPS; encoded by the exons ccgccTTCCTGGGGGACATCGCCCTGGACGAGGAGGACCTGCGGCTCTTCCAGGTGGAGCGGGTGGTGGACCTGGCGCACCGCACCATCACCCGCCTGCCCACCAACTCCTCAG GGAGCCCCCAGGCGCGGAGCCGGGGCCGGCAGCGGGCACGGAGCCGCCGCGCCGCCACCTCGCGCCCCGAGCGAGTGTGGCCGGACGGGGTCATCCCCTACGTGATCAGCGGCAACTTCAGCG GCAGCCAGCGAGCCATCTTCCGGCAGGCCATGCGGCACTGGGAGAAGCACACGTGTGTCACCTTCCTGGAGCGCAACGACGAGGACAGTTACATCGTCTTCACCTACAGACCCTGCGG gtgCTGTTCCTACGTGGGCCGCAGAGGCGGGGGGCCGCAGGCCATCTCCATCGGCAAAAACTGCGACAAATTCGGCATCGTGGTGCACGAGCTGGGCCACGTCATCGGCTTCTGGCACGAGCACACGCGCCCCGACCGCGACGACCACGTCTCCATCGTGCGCGAGAACATCCAGCCAG ggCAGGAGTACAACTTCTTGAAGATGGAGCCGGAGGAGGTGGAGTCGCTGGGCGAGACCTACGATTTCGACAGCATCATGCACTACGCCAGGAACACCTTCTCCAG GGGCATTTTCCTCGACACCATCCTGCCCAAATATGATGTGAACGGGGTCCGGCCGGCCATCGGCCAGCGCACGAGGCTGAGCAAAGGAGACATCGCCCAGGCCCGCAAGCTGTACCGCTGCCCCT CCTGCGGGGAGACGCTCCAGGACAGCCAGGGCAACTTCTCCTCGCCCCAGTTCCCCAACGGGTACTCTGCCCACATGCACTGCGTCTGGAGGATCTCCGTCACCCCCGGAGAGAAG ATCATCCTGAATTTCACCACCCTGGACCTCTACCGAAGCCGGCTGTGCTGGTACGACTACGTGGAGGTGAGAGACGGGTTCTGGAGAAAGGCCACGCTGCGAG GCAGGTTCTGCGGCAACAAGCTGCCCGAGCCCATCGTCTCCACCGACAGCCGCCTCTGGGTCGAGTtccgcagcagcagcaactgGGTGGGCAAAGGCTTTTTCGCCGTCTACGAAg CCATCTGCGGGGGGGACGTGAAGAAGGACAACGGGCACATCCAGTCCCCCAACTACCCCGACGACTACCGGCCCAGCAAGGTGTGCGTCTGGAAGATCACCGTCTCCGAGGGCTTCCACGTGGGCCTCACCTTCCAGTCCTTCGAG ATCGAGCGCCACGACAGCTGCGCCTACGACTACCTGGAGATCCGGGACGGCAGCAGCGAGGCCAGCAGCCTGATCGGCCGCTACTGCGGCTACGACAAGCCGGACGACATCAAGAGCACCTCCAACAAGCTCTGGATGAAATTCGTCTCCGACGGCTCCATCAACAAAGCCGGCTTCGCCGTCAATTTCTTCAAAG AGGTGGACGAGTGCTCGCGGCCGAACAACGGGGGGTGCGAGCAGCGCTGCGTCAACACCTTGGGGAGCTACAAATGCGCCTGCGACCCCGGCTACGAGCTGGCCTCCGACAAACGCCGCTGTGAGG CCGCCTGCGGGGGGTTCCTCACCAAGCTGAACGGCTCCATcaccagccctggctggcccaagGAGTACCCCCCCAACAAGAACTGCATCTGGCAGCTGGTGGCCCCCACCCAGTACCGCATCTCGCTGCAGTTCGACTTCTTCGAGACCGAGGGCAACGAC GTCTGCAAGTACGACTTCGTGGAGGTGCGCAGCGGGCTGACGGCCGACTCCAAGCTCCACGGCAAGTTTTGCGGCGCCGAGAAGCCGGACGTCATCACCTCCCAGTACAACAACATGAGGATCGAGTTCAAGTCCGACAACACCGTCTCCAAGAAGGGCTTCAAAGCCCATTTCTTCTCAG agaagaagcagcagctgcagcccccgaAATCTCGCCTGCCCGGCCTGAAGTTTCGCCTCCAGAAGCGGCCACGGGGCCCCTCCTGA
- the BMP1 gene encoding bone morphogenetic protein 1 isoform X2, whose protein sequence is MAGLRSCGLLLCLLLARAMHVPDYSYVLEEEEEDPEPLDYKDPCKAAAFLGDIALDEEDLRLFQVERVVDLAHRTITRLPTNSSGSPQARSRGRQRARSRRAATSRPERVWPDGVIPYVISGNFSGSQRAIFRQAMRHWEKHTCVTFLERNDEDSYIVFTYRPCGCCSYVGRRGGGPQAISIGKNCDKFGIVVHELGHVIGFWHEHTRPDRDDHVSIVRENIQPGQEYNFLKMEPEEVESLGETYDFDSIMHYARNTFSRGIFLDTILPKYDVNGVRPAIGQRTRLSKGDIAQARKLYRCPSCGETLQDSQGNFSSPQFPNGYSAHMHCVWRISVTPGEKIILNFTTLDLYRSRLCWYDYVEVRDGFWRKATLRGRFCGNKLPEPIVSTDSRLWVEFRSSSNWVGKGFFAVYEAICGGDVKKDNGHIQSPNYPDDYRPSKVCVWKITVSEGFHVGLTFQSFEIERHDSCAYDYLEIRDGSSEASSLIGRYCGYDKPDDIKSTSNKLWMKFVSDGSINKAGFAVNFFKEVDECSRPNNGGCEQRCVNTLGSYKCACDPGYELASDKRRCEAACGGFLTKLNGSITSPGWPKEYPPNKNCIWQLVAPTQYRISLQFDFFETEGNDVCKYDFVEVRSGLTADSKLHGKFCGAEKPDVITSQYNNMRIEFKSDNTVSKKGFKAHFFSDKDECSKNNGGCQHECLNSFGSYECQCRSGFVLHDNKHDCKEAGCNHKVTSTSGTITSPNWPDKYPSKKECTWAISTTAGHRVKLTFTELDIEAQQECTYDHLEVYNGKDAKAPVLGRFCGAKEPDPIVSSGNKMFLKFVSDNSVQKKGFEAMHSTVCGGQMRAEVKTKDLYSHAQFGDNNYPGGSDCEWVIMAEEGYGVELIFQTFEIEEEADCGYDYMELFDGYDGTAPRLGRFCGSGPPEEIYSAGDSVMIRFHSDDTINKKGFHLRYTSTKFQDTLHTRK, encoded by the exons ccgccTTCCTGGGGGACATCGCCCTGGACGAGGAGGACCTGCGGCTCTTCCAGGTGGAGCGGGTGGTGGACCTGGCGCACCGCACCATCACCCGCCTGCCCACCAACTCCTCAG GGAGCCCCCAGGCGCGGAGCCGGGGCCGGCAGCGGGCACGGAGCCGCCGCGCCGCCACCTCGCGCCCCGAGCGAGTGTGGCCGGACGGGGTCATCCCCTACGTGATCAGCGGCAACTTCAGCG GCAGCCAGCGAGCCATCTTCCGGCAGGCCATGCGGCACTGGGAGAAGCACACGTGTGTCACCTTCCTGGAGCGCAACGACGAGGACAGTTACATCGTCTTCACCTACAGACCCTGCGG gtgCTGTTCCTACGTGGGCCGCAGAGGCGGGGGGCCGCAGGCCATCTCCATCGGCAAAAACTGCGACAAATTCGGCATCGTGGTGCACGAGCTGGGCCACGTCATCGGCTTCTGGCACGAGCACACGCGCCCCGACCGCGACGACCACGTCTCCATCGTGCGCGAGAACATCCAGCCAG ggCAGGAGTACAACTTCTTGAAGATGGAGCCGGAGGAGGTGGAGTCGCTGGGCGAGACCTACGATTTCGACAGCATCATGCACTACGCCAGGAACACCTTCTCCAG GGGCATTTTCCTCGACACCATCCTGCCCAAATATGATGTGAACGGGGTCCGGCCGGCCATCGGCCAGCGCACGAGGCTGAGCAAAGGAGACATCGCCCAGGCCCGCAAGCTGTACCGCTGCCCCT CCTGCGGGGAGACGCTCCAGGACAGCCAGGGCAACTTCTCCTCGCCCCAGTTCCCCAACGGGTACTCTGCCCACATGCACTGCGTCTGGAGGATCTCCGTCACCCCCGGAGAGAAG ATCATCCTGAATTTCACCACCCTGGACCTCTACCGAAGCCGGCTGTGCTGGTACGACTACGTGGAGGTGAGAGACGGGTTCTGGAGAAAGGCCACGCTGCGAG GCAGGTTCTGCGGCAACAAGCTGCCCGAGCCCATCGTCTCCACCGACAGCCGCCTCTGGGTCGAGTtccgcagcagcagcaactgGGTGGGCAAAGGCTTTTTCGCCGTCTACGAAg CCATCTGCGGGGGGGACGTGAAGAAGGACAACGGGCACATCCAGTCCCCCAACTACCCCGACGACTACCGGCCCAGCAAGGTGTGCGTCTGGAAGATCACCGTCTCCGAGGGCTTCCACGTGGGCCTCACCTTCCAGTCCTTCGAG ATCGAGCGCCACGACAGCTGCGCCTACGACTACCTGGAGATCCGGGACGGCAGCAGCGAGGCCAGCAGCCTGATCGGCCGCTACTGCGGCTACGACAAGCCGGACGACATCAAGAGCACCTCCAACAAGCTCTGGATGAAATTCGTCTCCGACGGCTCCATCAACAAAGCCGGCTTCGCCGTCAATTTCTTCAAAG AGGTGGACGAGTGCTCGCGGCCGAACAACGGGGGGTGCGAGCAGCGCTGCGTCAACACCTTGGGGAGCTACAAATGCGCCTGCGACCCCGGCTACGAGCTGGCCTCCGACAAACGCCGCTGTGAGG CCGCCTGCGGGGGGTTCCTCACCAAGCTGAACGGCTCCATcaccagccctggctggcccaagGAGTACCCCCCCAACAAGAACTGCATCTGGCAGCTGGTGGCCCCCACCCAGTACCGCATCTCGCTGCAGTTCGACTTCTTCGAGACCGAGGGCAACGAC GTCTGCAAGTACGACTTCGTGGAGGTGCGCAGCGGGCTGACGGCCGACTCCAAGCTCCACGGCAAGTTTTGCGGCGCCGAGAAGCCGGACGTCATCACCTCCCAGTACAACAACATGAGGATCGAGTTCAAGTCCGACAACACCGTCTCCAAGAAGGGCTTCAAAGCCCATTTCTTCTCAG ACAAGGACGAGTGCTCCAAGAACAACGGCGGCTGCCAGCACGAGTGCCTCAACTCCTTCGGCAGCTACGAGTGCCAGTGCCGCAGCGGCTTCGTGCTGCACGACAACAAGCACGACTGCAAGGAAG CCGGCTGCAACCACAAGGTGACGTCCACCTCGGGGACCATCACCAGCCCCAACTGGCCTGATAAGTACCCCAGCAAGAAGGAGTGCACGTGGGCCATCAGCACCACGGCCGGCCACCGGGTCAAGCTG ACCTTCACCGAGCTGGACATCGAGGCGCAGCAGGAGTGCACCTACGACCACCTGGAGGTCTACAACGGCAAGGACGCCAAAGCCCCGGTGCTGGGCAGGTTCTGCGGGGCCAAGGAACCCGATCCCATTGTCTCCTCGGGCAATAAAATGTTCCTCAAGTTCGTTTCCGACAACTCGGTCCAGAAGAAGGGCTTCGAGGCCATGCACTCCACCG TGTGCGGGGGCCAGATGCGTGCCGAGGTGAAGACCAAGGACTTGTATTCGCACGCGCAGTTCGGGGACAACAACTACCCGGGCGGCTCCGACTGCGAGTGGGTGATCATGGCCGAGGAGGGCTACGGCGTGGAGCTCATCTTCCAGACCTTTGAGATCGAGGAGGAGGCCGACTGCGGCTACGACTACATGGAGCTCTTCGACGGCTACGACGGGACGGCCCCGCGCCTCGGCCGCTTCTGCGGCTCCGGG CCCCCGGAGGAGATCTACTCGGCCGGAGACTCGGTGATGATCCGCTTCCACTCGGACGACACCATCAACAAGAAGGGGTTCCACCTTCGCTACACCAGCACCAAGTTCCAGGACACGCTGCACACGAGGAAATGA
- the PHYHIP gene encoding phytanoyl-CoA hydroxylase-interacting protein, with protein MELLSTPKNIEINNITCDSFRISWAMDKGDLERVTHYFIDLNKKENKNSNKFKHRDVPTKLVAKAVPLPMTVRGHWFLSPRTEYSVAVQTAVKQSDGEYLVSGWSETVEFCTGDYAKEHLAQLQEKAELIAGRMLRFSVFYRNQHKEYFQHVRMHCGNVMKPSLKDNSGSHGSPTSGMLHGIFFSCNTEFNTGQPPQDSPYGRYRFQIPAQRLFNPNTNLYFADFYCMYTAYHYVVLVLAPKGSSGDLFCRERLPQLDISSNKFLTCCVEEGELVYRHAQDSILEVIYTEPVDLSLGVLGEISGHQLMSLSTANAKKDPSCKTCNISVGR; from the exons ATGGAGCTGCTTTCCACCCCAAAAAACATCGAGATCAACAACATCACCTGCGACTCCTTCCGCATCTCCTGGGCCATGGACAAGGGGGACCTGGAGAGGGTCACCCACTACTTCATCGACCTCAATAAGAAGGAGAACAAGAACTCCAACAAGTTCAAGCACCGG GACGTCCCCACCAAGCTGGTGGCCAAGGCGGTGCCGCTGCCCATGACGGTGCGGGGGCACTGGTTCCTGAGCCCCCGCACCGAGTACAGCGTGGCGGTGCAGACGGCCGTCAAGCAGAGCGACGGCGAGTACCTGGTGTCCGGCTGGAGCGAGACGGTGGAGTTCTGCACCGGGG ATTACGCCAAGGAGCACctggcccagctgcaggagaaagCCGAGCTGATCGCCGGGCGCATGCTGCGCTTCTCCGTCTTCTACCGCAACCAGCACAAGGAGTACTTCCAGCACGTCAG GATGCACTGCGGGAACGTGATGAAGCCGTCGCTGAAGGACAACAGCGGCAGCCACGGCTCGCCCACCAGCGGGATGCTGCACGGCATCTTCTTCAGCTGCAACACCGAATTCAACACCgggcagcccccccaggacTCCCCCTACGGCCGCTACCGCTTCCAAATCCCGGCGCAGCGCCTCTTCAACCCCAACACCAACCTCTACTTCGCGGACTTCTACTGCATGTACACCGCCTACCACTACGTCGTCCTGGTCCTGGCACCCAAGGGTTCCTCGGGGGATCTCTTCTGCCGGGAGCGCCTGCCCCAGCTGGACATTTCCTCCAACAAGTTCCTGACGTGCTGCGTGGAGGAGGGCGAGCTGGTGTACCGCCATGCCCAGGACAGCATCCTGGAGGTGATTTACACCGAGCCCGTGGACCTCAGCCTCGGCGTGCTGGGGGAAATCAGCGGCCACCAGCTCATGAGCCTCTCCACCGCCAACGCCAAAAAGGACCCCAGCTGCAAGACGTGCAACATCAGCGTGGGGCGTTAA